In Pseudomonas sp. PDM14, a genomic segment contains:
- a CDS encoding NAD-glutamate dehydrogenase, with amino-acid sequence MAFFTAASKADFQHQLQAVLAQHVGEQALPQVALFAEQFFGIVSLDELTQRRLSDLAGCTLSSWRLLERFDHGAPVVRVYNPDYEKHGWQSTHTVVEVLHHDIPFLVDSVRMELNRRGHSIHTLQNSVISVRRNKQGALQEVLPKGSSGKDVLQESLMFLEIDRCASSTDMKSLEKALQEVLQEVRLTVADFQPMRAKAQELLTWLGKAKLKVDDAELAEIKVFLEWLLDSHFTFLGYEEFTVHEEADGGYITYDEQSLLGLSKHLRSGLSKDELHIESYAVNYLREPMLLSFAKAALPSRVHRPAYPDFVSIRELDAKGKVVKECRFLGIYTSTVYSQSVREIPFIRRKIAEVEKRSGFAAQGHLGKELVKVLEVLPRDDLFQTPVDELFNTALAIVQIQERNKVRLFLRFDPYGRFVYALAYVPRDVYSTESRLRIQQVLVDRLQASDCEFWTYFSESVLARVQFILKIDPKTKLNIDPQQLEREVIQACRSWKDDYAGLVVESFGEAKGTRVLSDFPNSFPAGYRERFAPHSAVIDMQHLRSLSEERPLVMSFYQPLVQGDQELHCKLYHADTPLPLSDVLPILENLGLRVLGEFPYRMRRADGREFWIHDFAFTSAMGADADIQQLNETLQDAFVQIVEGAAENDAFNRLVLTASMPWRDVALLRAYARYLKQIRLGFDLSYIASTLLNHADIAKELVRLFKTRFYLARKLTAEDLEDKQQKLEQAILSALDNVAVLNEDRILRRYLDLIKATLRTNFYQPGADGQAKSYFSFKLNPRAIPEIPRPVPKFEIFVYCPRVEGVHLRFGDVARGGLRWSDREEDFRTEVLGLVKAQQVKNAVIVPMGAKGGFIPRRLPVGGSRDDIQAEAIACYRIFISGLLDVTDNLKEGQVVPPANVVRHDADDPYLVVAADKGTATFSDIANGIANEYGFWLGDAFASGGSAGYDHKGMGITAKGGWVSVQRHFRERGIDVQKDNVTVLGIGDMAGDVFGNGLLLSDKLQLVAAFNHLHIFIDPNPDAAKSFVERQRLFDLPRSSWADYDASLISAGGGIFLRSAKSIAISAEMKARFDISADKLAPTELLNALLKAPVDLIWNGGIGTYVKSSRESHADVGDKANDALRVDGRELRAKVLGEGGNLGMTQLGRVEFGLNGGASNTDFIDNAGGVDCSDHEVNIKILLNEIVAAGDMTGKQRNKLLAEMTDAVGSLVLGNNYKQTQALSLAERRARERIAEYKRLMAALEAAGKLDRALEFLPTDDELNERAANGRGLTRPELSVLISYSKIDLKEALLKSLVPDDEYLAREMDTAFPAQLSKKFGEAMRRHRLKREIVSTQIANDLVNHMGITFVQRLKESTGMSAANVAGAYVIVRDVFRLPHWWKQIEALDYTVPADLQLQLMDELMRLGRRATRWFLRSRRSELDAARDVGHFGPRVAELAGRLDELLEGPAREQWLARYQSFVEAGAPEELARVVAGTSHLYTLLPIIEAADVTGKAASEVATAYFAVGGALELTWYLQQITSLPVENNWQALAREAFRDDLDGQQRAITVSVLQMVDGPADIEERVAFWLEQHRTLVQRWLAMLAELRAATGTDYAMYAVANRELMDLAQSNPQGVPEL; translated from the coding sequence ATGGCGTTTTTCACGGCGGCCAGCAAAGCCGACTTTCAGCATCAACTGCAAGCGGTTCTGGCGCAGCACGTCGGTGAACAGGCGTTGCCACAAGTGGCCCTGTTCGCCGAGCAATTCTTCGGCATCGTTTCCCTCGACGAGCTGACCCAGCGTCGGCTTTCCGACCTCGCCGGCTGCACGCTGTCGTCCTGGCGGCTGCTCGAGCGTTTCGACCATGGCGCACCGGTGGTGCGGGTCTACAACCCCGACTACGAGAAGCACGGCTGGCAGTCCACCCACACCGTGGTGGAAGTGCTGCACCACGACATCCCGTTCCTGGTCGACTCCGTGCGCATGGAGCTGAACCGCCGCGGCCACAGCATCCACACCCTGCAAAACAGCGTGATCAGCGTGCGTCGCAACAAGCAGGGTGCGTTGCAGGAAGTGCTGCCCAAGGGCAGCAGCGGCAAGGACGTGCTGCAGGAATCGCTGATGTTCCTGGAGATCGACCGCTGCGCCAGCAGCACCGACATGAAGAGCCTGGAGAAGGCCTTGCAGGAGGTGCTGCAGGAGGTACGCCTGACCGTCGCCGACTTCCAGCCGATGCGCGCCAAGGCGCAGGAACTGCTGACCTGGCTGGGCAAGGCCAAGCTCAAGGTCGATGACGCCGAACTGGCGGAGATCAAGGTGTTCCTCGAGTGGCTGCTGGACAGCCACTTCACCTTCCTCGGCTATGAAGAATTCACCGTCCATGAAGAAGCCGACGGCGGCTACATCACGTACGACGAGCAGTCGCTGCTGGGCCTGTCCAAGCACCTGCGCAGCGGCCTGAGCAAGGACGAGCTGCACATCGAGTCCTACGCGGTGAACTACCTGCGCGAGCCGATGCTGCTGTCGTTCGCCAAAGCCGCGTTGCCAAGCCGCGTGCACCGCCCGGCCTACCCGGACTTCGTCTCCATCCGCGAGCTGGACGCCAAGGGCAAGGTGGTCAAGGAATGCCGCTTCCTCGGCATCTACACCTCCACGGTGTACAGCCAGAGCGTGCGCGAGATTCCCTTCATCCGGCGCAAGATCGCCGAGGTGGAGAAACGTTCCGGCTTCGCTGCCCAGGGCCACCTGGGCAAGGAGCTGGTCAAGGTGCTCGAGGTGCTGCCGCGCGACGACCTGTTCCAGACCCCGGTCGACGAGCTGTTCAACACCGCGCTGGCCATCGTGCAGATCCAGGAGCGCAACAAGGTTCGCCTGTTCCTGCGCTTCGACCCCTACGGACGCTTCGTCTACGCCCTGGCCTACGTGCCGCGCGACGTGTACTCCACCGAAAGCCGCCTGCGCATCCAGCAGGTGCTGGTCGACCGCCTGCAGGCCAGCGACTGCGAGTTCTGGACCTACTTCTCCGAGTCGGTGCTGGCGCGGGTGCAGTTCATCCTCAAGATCGACCCGAAGACCAAGCTCAACATCGACCCGCAGCAGCTCGAACGCGAAGTCATCCAGGCCTGCCGTTCGTGGAAGGACGACTACGCCGGGCTGGTGGTCGAGAGCTTCGGCGAAGCCAAGGGCACGCGCGTGCTCAGCGACTTCCCCAACAGCTTCCCGGCCGGTTACCGCGAGCGCTTCGCCCCGCACTCGGCGGTGATCGACATGCAGCACCTGCGCAGCCTCTCCGAGGAGCGGCCGCTGGTGATGAGCTTCTACCAGCCGCTGGTGCAGGGTGATCAGGAGCTGCACTGCAAGCTGTACCACGCCGACACGCCGCTGCCGCTGTCCGACGTGTTGCCGATTCTGGAGAACCTCGGCCTGCGCGTGCTTGGTGAGTTTCCCTACCGCATGCGCCGCGCCGATGGCCGCGAGTTCTGGATTCACGACTTCGCCTTCACCAGCGCCATGGGCGCCGATGCTGACATCCAGCAGCTCAATGAAACGCTGCAGGACGCCTTCGTGCAGATCGTCGAGGGCGCGGCCGAGAACGACGCTTTCAACCGCCTGGTGCTGACCGCCTCGATGCCGTGGCGCGACGTGGCCCTGCTGCGGGCCTACGCGCGTTACCTCAAGCAGATCCGCCTGGGCTTCGACCTGTCCTACATTGCCAGCACGCTGCTCAACCACGCGGACATCGCCAAGGAGTTGGTGCGCCTGTTCAAGACGCGCTTCTACCTGGCGCGCAAGCTCACCGCCGAAGACCTGGAAGACAAGCAGCAGAAGCTCGAACAGGCGATTCTCAGCGCCCTGGACAACGTCGCGGTGCTCAACGAGGACCGCATCCTGCGGCGCTACCTGGACCTGATCAAGGCCACCCTGCGCACCAACTTCTACCAGCCCGGCGCCGATGGCCAGGCCAAGTCGTACTTCAGCTTCAAGCTCAACCCGCGGGCGATCCCGGAGATCCCGCGGCCGGTGCCGAAGTTCGAGATTTTCGTCTACTGCCCGCGCGTCGAGGGCGTGCACCTGCGTTTCGGCGACGTGGCCCGTGGCGGCCTGCGCTGGTCCGACCGCGAGGAGGACTTCCGCACCGAGGTGCTCGGCCTGGTCAAGGCGCAGCAGGTGAAGAACGCGGTGATCGTGCCGATGGGCGCCAAGGGCGGCTTCATTCCGCGGCGCCTGCCGGTCGGCGGTTCGCGTGACGATATCCAGGCCGAGGCCATCGCCTGCTACCGCATCTTCATCAGCGGCCTGCTCGATGTCACCGACAACCTCAAGGAAGGCCAGGTCGTGCCACCGGCCAACGTGGTACGCCACGATGCCGACGATCCCTATCTGGTGGTGGCGGCGGACAAGGGCACCGCGACCTTCTCCGACATCGCCAACGGCATTGCCAATGAATACGGCTTCTGGCTCGGCGACGCGTTCGCCTCCGGTGGCTCGGCCGGTTACGACCACAAGGGCATGGGTATCACCGCCAAGGGCGGTTGGGTCTCGGTGCAGCGCCATTTCCGCGAGCGCGGCATCGACGTGCAGAAGGACAACGTCACCGTGCTCGGTATCGGCGACATGGCCGGCGACGTGTTCGGCAACGGCCTGCTGCTGTCGGACAAGCTGCAGCTGGTTGCGGCCTTCAACCACCTGCACATCTTCATCGACCCCAACCCGGATGCGGCGAAGAGCTTCGTCGAGCGCCAGCGTCTGTTCGACCTGCCGCGTTCCAGCTGGGCCGACTACGACGCCTCGCTGATTTCCGCGGGCGGCGGCATCTTCCTGCGCAGCGCCAAGAGCATCGCCATCAGCGCGGAAATGAAGGCGCGCTTCGACATCAGCGCCGACAAGCTGGCGCCCACCGAGCTGCTCAATGCGCTGCTCAAGGCGCCGGTCGACCTGATCTGGAACGGCGGCATCGGCACTTACGTCAAATCGAGCCGCGAGAGCCATGCCGACGTCGGCGACAAGGCCAACGACGCGCTGCGCGTGGACGGCCGTGAGCTGCGCGCCAAGGTGCTGGGCGAGGGCGGCAACCTGGGCATGACCCAGCTCGGCCGCGTCGAGTTCGGCCTCAACGGCGGGGCGAGCAACACCGACTTCATCGACAACGCCGGTGGCGTGGACTGCTCGGACCATGAGGTCAACATCAAGATCCTGCTCAATGAGATCGTCGCCGCCGGCGACATGACCGGCAAGCAGCGCAACAAGCTGCTGGCCGAGATGACCGATGCGGTGGGCAGCCTGGTGCTGGGCAACAACTACAAGCAGACCCAGGCGCTGTCGCTGGCCGAGCGCCGCGCCCGTGAACGCATTGCCGAGTACAAGCGCCTGATGGCGGCACTCGAGGCGGCCGGCAAGCTCGACCGCGCGCTGGAGTTCCTGCCCACCGATGACGAACTCAACGAGCGCGCCGCCAACGGCCGCGGCCTGACCCGCCCGGAACTCTCGGTGCTGATCTCCTACAGCAAGATCGACCTCAAGGAAGCCCTGCTCAAATCGCTGGTGCCGGACGACGAGTACCTCGCCCGCGAGATGGACACGGCGTTCCCCGCGCAGCTGAGCAAGAAGTTCGGCGAGGCCATGCGTCGTCATCGCCTGAAGCGCGAGATCGTCAGCACGCAGATCGCCAACGACCTGGTCAACCACATGGGCATCACCTTCGTGCAGCGCCTGAAGGAGTCCACCGGCATGAGTGCGGCGAACGTTGCCGGCGCCTACGTCATCGTGCGCGATGTGTTCCGTTTGCCGCACTGGTGGAAGCAGATCGAGGCGCTGGACTACACAGTGCCGGCCGACCTGCAGCTGCAGCTGATGGACGAGCTGATGCGCCTTGGTCGGCGTGCCACGCGCTGGTTCCTGCGCAGCCGTCGCAGCGAGCTGGACGCGGCCCGCGATGTCGGCCACTTCGGCCCGCGCGTGGCCGAACTGGCCGGGCGCCTGGACGAACTGCTCGAAGGTCCGGCGCGCGAGCAGTGGCTGGCGCGCTACCAGAGCTTCGTCGAAGCCGGCGCACCGGAAGAACTGGCCCGCGTGGTCGCCGGCACCAGCCACCTGTACACGCTGCTGCCGATCATCGAAGCCGCCGACGTCACCGGCAAGGCCGCCTCGGAAGTGGCCACCGCCTACTTCGCCGTAGGCGGCGCGCTGGAGCTGACCTGGTACCTACAGCAGATCACCAGCCTGCCGGTGGAGAACAACTGGCAGGCGCTGGCCCGCGAAGCCTTCCGTGACGACCTCGACGGGCAGCAGCGCGCCATCACCGTGTCGGTGCTGCAGATGGTCGATGGCCCGGCGGATATCGAGGAGCGGGTGGCCTTCTGGCTGGAGCAGCACCGCACCCTGGTGCAGCGCTGGCTGGCCATGCTCGCCGAATTGCGTGCCGCTACCGGCACTGATTATGCGATGTACGCGGTGGCCAACCGTGAACTGATGGACCTGGCGCAGAGCAACCCGCAGGGCGTTCCCGAGCTCTGA
- a CDS encoding DUF1353 domain-containing protein: protein MRALPIKRSVVFNYSTLFVTLVGSALLGLAWLLRPQWLAPLLGIGLLVYLGVMLPLLIGRRARVHNARLAQQASIAKWGFASRDRAGPWLNYIDYPLVQHDPLFAGRYFYGEWLVIHDGLLLINPGQSAVDLARGEVRYAFDQPRTYAWDGCTPKISFFWLALFGTPDWWDTRTTLHVVEQGRLQHKPVLWPLAHHASLVHDALYQYLNVAPVRKAEADRLFQRMLREAGMAAPVAFVYYLAVRLGGARRMRGVHNSNSALRCLSPMPGHSAPAGADPAVRGEACSSP from the coding sequence ATGCGCGCGCTTCCCATCAAACGTTCCGTGGTCTTCAACTACAGCACCCTGTTCGTCACGCTCGTGGGCAGCGCCCTGCTCGGCCTGGCCTGGCTGCTGCGCCCGCAGTGGCTAGCGCCCTTGCTGGGTATCGGTCTGCTGGTCTACCTGGGCGTGATGCTGCCGCTGCTGATCGGTCGCCGTGCGCGTGTGCACAACGCGCGCCTGGCGCAGCAGGCGAGCATCGCCAAGTGGGGCTTCGCCAGCCGTGATCGCGCCGGCCCCTGGCTCAACTACATCGACTACCCACTGGTGCAGCACGACCCGCTGTTCGCCGGGCGCTACTTCTATGGGGAATGGCTGGTGATCCACGACGGCCTGCTGTTGATCAACCCCGGCCAGTCCGCTGTCGACCTGGCCCGCGGCGAAGTGCGCTACGCCTTTGATCAGCCGCGCACCTACGCCTGGGATGGCTGCACGCCGAAGATCTCGTTCTTCTGGCTGGCCCTGTTCGGCACGCCGGACTGGTGGGACACCCGCACCACCCTGCACGTCGTCGAGCAGGGCCGGCTGCAGCACAAGCCGGTGCTGTGGCCACTGGCCCACCATGCCAGCCTGGTGCACGACGCCCTGTACCAGTACCTGAATGTCGCGCCGGTGCGCAAAGCCGAGGCCGATCGCCTGTTCCAGCGCATGCTGCGCGAGGCCGGCATGGCCGCCCCGGTCGCCTTCGTCTACTACCTGGCGGTACGCCTCGGCGGCGCGCGGCGCATGCGCGGCGTGCACAACAGCAACAGCGCCTTGCGCTGCCTCAGCCCGATGCCCGGGCACAGCGCGCCGGCTGGCGCAGATCCTGCTGTGCGTGGCGAGGCGTGCAGCAGCCCCTGA
- a CDS encoding AAA family ATPase codes for MEHREALLALRNFLATQILGQEKLIERLLIALLADGHLLVEGAPGLAKTKAIKELAEGIEGEFHRIQFTPDLLPADITGTEIYRPETGSFVFQQGPIFHNLVLADEINRAPAKVQSALLEAMAERQVSIGRSTYNLSPLFLVMATQNPIEQEGTYPLPEAQLDRFLMHVKIGFPDASVERKILAQARGDALNGEDKPERRVTQQAIFAARKEILGLYMADAVEEYLVQLVMATRNPAKFDPEMAEWIAYGASPRGSISLDRCARAHAWLAGRDFVSPEDIQAVLFDVLRHRIILSFEAEAAGIDQDRVLQRILDVVAVA; via the coding sequence ATGGAACATCGTGAGGCGTTACTCGCGCTGCGCAACTTTCTCGCAACCCAGATTCTCGGTCAGGAGAAGCTCATCGAGCGCCTGCTGATCGCCCTGCTGGCGGACGGTCACCTGCTCGTCGAAGGCGCACCCGGCCTGGCCAAGACCAAGGCGATCAAGGAACTGGCCGAAGGCATCGAAGGCGAATTCCACCGCATCCAGTTCACCCCCGACCTGCTTCCGGCGGACATCACCGGCACCGAGATCTACCGCCCGGAAACCGGCAGCTTCGTGTTCCAACAGGGGCCGATCTTTCACAACCTGGTGCTGGCCGACGAGATCAACCGCGCCCCGGCCAAGGTCCAGTCGGCGCTGCTCGAAGCCATGGCCGAGCGCCAGGTGTCGATTGGCCGCAGCACCTACAACCTGTCGCCGCTGTTCCTGGTCATGGCCACGCAGAACCCGATCGAACAGGAAGGCACCTACCCGCTGCCCGAAGCGCAGCTCGACCGCTTCCTGATGCACGTGAAGATCGGCTTCCCCGACGCCAGCGTCGAACGCAAGATCCTCGCCCAGGCGCGTGGCGATGCCCTCAACGGTGAGGACAAACCCGAGCGCCGCGTGACCCAGCAGGCGATCTTCGCCGCACGCAAGGAAATCCTCGGCCTGTACATGGCCGACGCCGTGGAGGAATACCTGGTGCAGCTGGTGATGGCCACGCGCAACCCGGCCAAGTTCGACCCGGAGATGGCCGAGTGGATCGCCTACGGCGCCAGCCCGCGCGGCTCCATTTCCCTCGACCGCTGCGCTCGTGCCCACGCCTGGCTGGCCGGACGCGACTTCGTCAGCCCGGAAGACATCCAGGCCGTGCTGTTCGACGTACTGCGCCACCGCATCATCCTGTCGTTCGAGGCCGAGGCCGCCGGCATCGACCAGGACCGCGTGCTGCAGCGCATCCTCGACGTGGTCGCGGTGGCCTGA
- a CDS encoding DUF58 domain-containing protein, translated as MHAQPTQPGIRVSLAELIEMRHRVREVQLFSTPAKRSPLIGLHHSKLRGRGVDFDQVRVYQPGDDVRTIDWRVTARTQEPHTKLFHEERERPVFIMVEQSRRLFFGSGLQFKSVLAAQAAALFGWAALGHNDRIGGLVFGDHEHHEIKPRRSKQSLLQLLNRLSRANQALHGDASAERDAFGLALRRAREVLRPGSLVIILCDERALGDAAEQQLTLLARHTDLVLLPVSDPLDHALPTAGLLRFAERGAQLELDTHNPDLREAYRQLGEQRQARWQRLTQKLGVPLLSLSTAGELVTQLRDHLSSQQRAGKRL; from the coding sequence ATGCACGCCCAGCCCACGCAACCCGGTATTCGCGTCAGCCTTGCCGAGCTGATCGAGATGCGCCATCGCGTGCGCGAAGTGCAGCTGTTCTCCACGCCAGCCAAGCGCAGCCCGCTGATCGGCCTGCACCACTCCAAGCTGCGCGGGCGCGGCGTGGACTTCGACCAGGTGCGCGTCTACCAGCCCGGCGACGACGTGCGCACCATCGACTGGCGCGTCACCGCGCGCACCCAAGAGCCGCACACCAAGCTGTTCCATGAAGAACGCGAGCGCCCGGTGTTCATCATGGTCGAGCAGAGCCGGCGGCTGTTCTTCGGCTCCGGGCTGCAATTCAAGTCGGTGCTCGCCGCCCAGGCCGCCGCGCTGTTCGGCTGGGCCGCGCTGGGCCACAACGACCGCATCGGCGGCCTGGTCTTCGGCGACCACGAACACCACGAGATCAAACCGCGACGCAGCAAGCAGAGCCTGCTGCAACTGCTCAACCGTCTGAGCCGCGCCAACCAGGCGCTGCACGGCGATGCCAGCGCCGAACGCGACGCCTTCGGCCTGGCCCTGCGCCGCGCGCGCGAAGTGCTGCGCCCCGGCAGCCTGGTGATCATCCTCTGCGACGAACGCGCCCTCGGCGACGCCGCCGAACAGCAACTGACCCTGCTCGCCCGGCACACCGATCTGGTCCTGCTGCCGGTCTCCGACCCGCTCGACCACGCCCTGCCGACCGCCGGCCTGCTGCGCTTCGCCGAACGCGGCGCGCAGCTGGAACTCGACACCCACAACCCCGACCTGCGCGAGGCCTACCGCCAGCTCGGCGAACAGCGCCAGGCCCGCTGGCAGCGCCTGACGCAGAAGCTCGGCGTGCCGCTGCTGTCGCTGTCCACGGCGGGCGAGCTGGTCACTCAGCTGCGCGACCACCTCAGCAGCCAGCAACGCGCAGGTAAGCGCCTGTGA
- a CDS encoding DUF4381 domain-containing protein, whose product MNPLDELQPTIAPLPISWWPPAPGWWLLIVLTPLLLWGLWYLRRYLPRKQRAEQAEQVLDPLRQAALDELAALPRPYDGQPAGPWLQQLNALLKRLARAHYPQDNSHILSGRSWLAFLDSRCPAAGLTRWMILVEGGYRAGCTLDDKAIDGLQQAVATWIRKHV is encoded by the coding sequence GTGAACCCGCTCGACGAACTGCAGCCGACCATCGCCCCGCTGCCCATCAGCTGGTGGCCACCGGCACCCGGCTGGTGGCTGCTCATCGTGCTGACGCCGCTGCTGCTCTGGGGCCTGTGGTACCTGCGCCGCTACCTGCCACGCAAACAGCGGGCGGAACAGGCCGAACAGGTGCTCGACCCGCTGCGCCAGGCCGCGCTGGACGAACTCGCCGCCCTGCCCCGGCCCTACGACGGCCAGCCGGCCGGCCCCTGGCTGCAACAGCTCAACGCCCTGCTCAAGCGCCTGGCCCGCGCCCACTACCCACAAGACAACAGCCACATTCTTAGCGGCCGTAGCTGGCTGGCGTTTCTCGACAGCCGCTGCCCGGCCGCCGGCCTGACGCGCTGGATGATCCTTGTCGAAGGCGGTTACCGCGCCGGCTGCACCCTCGACGACAAGGCCATCGACGGCTTGCAGCAAGCCGTGGCCACCTGGATTCGCAAGCATGTTTGA
- a CDS encoding vWA domain-containing protein gives MFEFAWPWLLLLAPLPWLLRVLLPPADSGEAALKVSFLSELEGLSGRRARANLPAWRQQAPFVLLWLLLLVAAARPEWVGDPLPLPASGRDLLLAVDVSGSMAYSDMQWQDEEISRLELVKKLFGDFVEDRRGDRIGLILFGSRAYLQSPLTFDRHTVRVWLDEALINIAGPQTAIGDAIGLAVKRLRQRPADARVLVLITDGANNGGQIDPRTAARLAADEKVKIYTIGIGSDPRQSGIMGMLGLNPGVDLDEATLIDIAEQTGGTYFRARNAEELSDIEEALDRLEPAAQLPTRARPALALYCWPLGLALLLSLGLVGNILWPQHLQTLRSKFGGRA, from the coding sequence ATGTTTGAGTTCGCCTGGCCCTGGTTGCTGCTCCTCGCCCCGCTGCCCTGGCTGCTGCGCGTGCTGTTGCCGCCGGCGGACAGTGGCGAGGCGGCGCTCAAAGTCAGCTTCCTCAGCGAGCTCGAAGGCCTCAGCGGTCGCCGCGCCCGCGCCAACCTGCCGGCCTGGCGCCAGCAGGCGCCGTTCGTGCTGCTCTGGCTGCTGCTGCTGGTTGCGGCCGCCCGCCCGGAATGGGTCGGCGATCCGTTGCCGTTGCCGGCCAGTGGCCGCGACCTGCTGCTGGCCGTGGACGTATCCGGCTCGATGGCCTACAGCGACATGCAATGGCAGGACGAGGAAATCTCCCGCCTGGAACTGGTGAAGAAGCTTTTCGGCGACTTCGTCGAGGACCGCCGCGGTGATCGCATCGGCCTGATCCTCTTCGGCAGTCGCGCCTACCTGCAATCGCCGCTGACCTTCGACCGCCACACCGTGCGCGTCTGGCTCGACGAGGCACTGATCAATATCGCCGGCCCGCAGACCGCCATCGGCGATGCCATCGGCCTGGCGGTCAAGCGCCTGCGCCAGCGCCCAGCCGATGCGCGCGTGCTGGTGCTGATCACCGACGGTGCCAACAACGGCGGTCAGATCGACCCGCGCACGGCCGCACGCCTGGCCGCCGACGAGAAGGTCAAGATCTACACCATCGGCATCGGCTCCGATCCGCGGCAGAGCGGGATCATGGGCATGCTCGGCCTCAACCCCGGCGTCGACCTTGACGAAGCGACACTGATCGACATAGCCGAGCAGACGGGCGGCACCTACTTCCGTGCGCGCAATGCCGAAGAGCTGAGCGACATCGAGGAAGCCCTCGACCGCCTGGAGCCGGCCGCGCAACTGCCGACGCGCGCGCGCCCCGCGCTGGCCCTGTACTGCTGGCCGCTGGGCCTGGCCCTGCTGCTGAGCCTGGGCCTGGTCGGCAACATTCTCTGGCCGCAGCACCTGCAGACGCTGCGCAGCAAATTCGGAGGACGCGCCTGA
- a CDS encoding VWA domain-containing protein has protein sequence MDVGSFWPHWLRPFWLLVLPLLAWLFWLLWHRERRSGRWQLLLPPAFHAALLGGGRERDNRLPWLALGLAWILALLALLGPSWQRVELASQKRADPLVVVLELTPAMLAGDAAPNRLEQAKRKIIDLLRARSDAQTAIVVYAGSAHTLLPLSDDLSAARNLLDVIKPSIMPEPGRRADLAVQRALALLDQGAQGNGRLLLIGSELSSEERAGIRQALGERSQRLSILGIGTAQGAPIQREDGSFLKDNQGAILLPRLDSSGLRRFAGELGGQYGKVRLDDRDLRDLGLLDGPKSLREDGEPTQLTTWADQGHWFLLPLLLLAACAGRRGWLFCLPLVLLATPQPSYAFDFADLWLRPDQQGQRLLDAERPKDAAQRFLDPQWQGEALYRAGDYPAAAERFAQSDSASAHYNRGNALAKSHELEAALDAYDQALEQQPDLQAAQHNRALVQQALQQQKQQQQQQSGDQDSQQQSDGEQPQPSDAANPQSGSGQPAQPGQQDAKGENGQAGNPEDATQQSGSDNAQQKQTPGDEPGDDKTQDQVNGAQGEKGDKAGTAQQEPLGGERRDELEQWLRQIPDEPGELLRRKFLYEQQQRQEQSR, from the coding sequence ATGGACGTCGGCTCGTTCTGGCCACACTGGCTGCGCCCCTTCTGGCTGCTGGTTCTGCCGCTGCTGGCGTGGCTGTTCTGGCTGCTCTGGCACCGCGAACGGCGCAGCGGGCGCTGGCAGTTGCTGCTGCCGCCGGCCTTCCACGCCGCGCTGCTCGGCGGCGGGCGCGAACGTGACAACCGCCTGCCCTGGCTGGCCCTTGGCCTGGCCTGGATACTGGCCCTGCTGGCGCTGCTCGGGCCAAGCTGGCAGCGCGTCGAGCTGGCCAGCCAGAAGCGCGCCGACCCGCTGGTGGTGGTGCTCGAACTGACCCCGGCGATGCTCGCCGGCGACGCCGCGCCCAATCGCCTGGAACAGGCCAAGCGCAAGATCATCGACCTGCTGCGCGCGCGCAGCGATGCGCAGACGGCCATCGTCGTCTATGCCGGCAGCGCCCACACCCTGCTGCCGCTGTCCGACGACCTCTCTGCGGCGCGCAACCTGCTGGACGTGATCAAGCCGTCGATCATGCCCGAGCCGGGCCGACGCGCCGACCTCGCGGTGCAGCGCGCCCTCGCCCTGCTCGACCAGGGCGCGCAGGGCAATGGCCGCCTGCTGCTGATCGGCAGCGAACTGAGCAGCGAGGAACGCGCCGGCATCCGCCAGGCCCTCGGTGAGCGCAGCCAGCGCCTGAGCATCCTCGGCATCGGCACGGCCCAGGGCGCGCCGATCCAGCGCGAAGACGGCAGCTTCCTCAAGGACAACCAGGGCGCGATCCTCCTGCCGCGTCTGGATAGCAGCGGCTTGCGTCGCTTCGCCGGTGAACTCGGTGGGCAGTACGGCAAAGTGCGCCTGGATGACCGCGACCTGCGCGATCTCGGCCTGCTCGACGGTCCCAAGAGCCTGCGCGAAGACGGTGAACCGACCCAGCTGACCACCTGGGCCGACCAGGGCCACTGGTTCCTCCTGCCCCTGTTGCTGCTCGCCGCCTGCGCCGGGCGTCGTGGCTGGCTGTTCTGCCTGCCGCTGGTGCTGCTGGCCACGCCGCAGCCGAGCTACGCCTTCGACTTCGCCGACCTGTGGCTGCGCCCCGACCAGCAGGGCCAGCGCCTGCTCGATGCCGAGCGGCCCAAGGACGCCGCGCAGCGCTTCCTCGACCCGCAGTGGCAGGGTGAAGCGCTGTACCGCGCCGGCGACTACCCGGCGGCGGCCGAGCGCTTCGCCCAGAGTGATAGCGCCAGCGCCCACTACAACCGCGGCAATGCCCTGGCCAAGAGCCACGAGCTGGAAGCCGCGCTGGACGCTTATGACCAGGCCCTGGAGCAACAGCCCGACCTGCAGGCCGCCCAGCACAACCGCGCCCTGGTGCAGCAGGCTCTGCAACAGCAGAAGCAGCAACAGCAGCAACAATCCGGCGACCAGGACTCGCAGCAGCAGAGTGACGGTGAGCAACCGCAGCCGTCCGATGCAGCAAACCCGCAATCCGGCAGCGGCCAACCGGCGCAACCCGGGCAGCAGGACGCCAAGGGCGAGAACGGCCAAGCGGGTAACCCCGAGGACGCCACGCAGCAGTCCGGCAGCGACAACGCGCAACAGAAGCAGACCCCGGGCGACGAGCCGGGTGACGACAAGACCCAAGACCAAGTCAATGGTGCCCAGGGCGAGAAAGGCGACAAGGCCGGCACCGCCCAGCAGGAGCCACTCGGTGGCGAGCGACGCGACGAGCTGGAACAATGGCTGCGGCAGATTCCCGACGAACCCGGCGAGCTGCTGCGGCGCAAATTTCTCTATGAACAGCAACAGCGTCAGGAACAGTCTCGATGA